One window of the Equus asinus isolate D_3611 breed Donkey chromosome 28, EquAss-T2T_v2, whole genome shotgun sequence genome contains the following:
- the CIBAR2 gene encoding CBY1-interacting BAR domain-containing protein 2 — protein sequence MNIVLSRDSQVRGMENTVTNAEKYFGQFCSLLAAYTRKTARLRDKADQLVRQLVDFANTETPELRAAVRSFAEDLAKVQDYRQAEVERLETKVVTPLKLYGAQIKQTRAEIKKFKRVRNNEIKQLEKLEKLRQKSPSDRQMISQAETRVQRASVDASRTTQQLEETIDTFQKQKLKDLQKIFSDFITIEMVFHAKAVEVYSSAFQALESYDLERDLEDFRAKMRGVYGLYDPRPLTDTASSLASLGSLAGQSAESPIRNQRKEEEASEDDSTDEDPVEDLRGQRQGLHQ from the exons ATGAACATTGTTCTCTCCAG ggACAGCCAGGTGCGGGGCATGGAGAACACGGTGACCAACGCCGAGAAGTACTTCGGCCAGTTCTGCTCGCTGCTGGCCGCCTACACCCGCAAGACGGCCCGGCTGCGGGACAAGGCCGACCAGCTGGTCAGACAGCTTGTCGACTTCGCCAACACCGAGACCCCCGAGCTGCGGGCCGCCGTGAGGAGCTTCGCTGAGGACCTGGCCAAAGTGCAGGATTACCGACAGGCCGAG GTCGAGAGGCTGGAGACCAAGGTCGTCACCCCCCTGAAGCTCTATGGGGCGCAGATAAAGCAGACCCGG GCCGAGATCAAGAAATTCAAACGCGTCCGGAATAACGAGATCAAACAACTGGAAaagctggagaaactgaggcagaagtcGCCCTCGGACAGGCAAATGATC TCCCAG GCAGAGACCAGGGTGCAGAGGGCCTCGGTGGACGCCAGCCGCACCACCCAGCAGCTAGAGGAAACGATCGACACCTTCCAGAAGCAGAAGCTGAAGGACCTACAG AAAATTTTCTCAGACTTCATAACCATCGAGATGGTCTTCCACGCCAAAGCGGTGGAGGTGTATTCCAGCGCCTTCCAGGCCCTGGAGAGCTACGACCTGGAGAGAGACCTGGAG GATTTTAGAGCCAAGATGCGTGGAGTCTATGGGCTGTACGACCCTCGGCCGCTCACGGACACCGCGTCCTCCCTAGCCAGCCTGGGGTCTCTCGCCGGCCAG AGTGCTGAGAGCCCCATACGGAaccagagaaaagaagaggaggcgAGTGAGGACGACTCTACCGACGAGGACCCCGTGGAGGACCTCAGGGGACAGAGGCAGGGACTCCACCAATAG